The Liolophura sinensis isolate JHLJ2023 chromosome 12, CUHK_Ljap_v2, whole genome shotgun sequence genome segment AGCTTAAAGTGTTGTATGATTTGAACAAGCTGCCATCTGTTAACAAATGTGGCACTTACAAAGTGTGAGTTCAAACCTgcccttggacagggaattttgtAGACTTTCACCACTTGTGGGGTCTTGGGGACTATAAACACTTGACGACACCCTTGTTGCCGTGTCCGCAACCTAGCGATCGacgaagaccatttgtcttccaccagtatggtgagCATGTCTGTGTcacagtttgtcagtaacttgcctgtTGGCGCTCTTAAAATTTGGAAATCGGGGCAGGGGTTGTGTTAAGAAAAATGTATCTGAATTTAAAATTGTTGACTTATTCCGAACactaaagtttcaaattttattttcatttgtccGATACGTGAACAGCGTATTAAGTATGGCCtcaaacatcgatcaaataaataaacaaataaagtactGACATACCTTGAGTCTAGGTAAAGTTAAACGCCTGTTTCAAAGTTAAGGCGTACGTGTTAAAGGCCATGTCTAACCCATCGATGGCAGAAGACAGAAGCGTGAGTAACACACTTAGCCCTATCAGTAACTCTCTACGGGTAGGCATCTTGAGTAGCAAGTTCTCACAATGACTATTTTCCCAAATGCTTGTTGTTATAATAGAATCTATCAATAGAAAGAAAAACGGAATATTATTGCCTGATAAAACGGCCAACTAGAATGGTACATTTCTGTCTGTTGTCCTCTGAAAACAATATTCGTATGTTTTCGTTGTGTTTTCGTCCCCTTCAGTGTTATACTTGTTTCGCCGGAAAACTTCATGCCAACGGTGTCGATGTCCGTCACACTAGTTTGCCAAATAGGTATCCAGCTCTTGGATTACCGCCTTATGCTGAGTGCTAAGATTGCTATTCTCATAGTTTTCCATGTTTCTTAATCTCGTTTAGATCTGAGTCCATAAATGTGGCAATATTAGTTGCCTGGAAAAACTGCCCTGTTGCAAGGTAACACCTCGTGAACTCACGTAATGATGAGATTAAAGTAACGTTAAAAGTTATGTTAAACTCCTAGCAAACTGACAAATTGGATAATATTCAAACCATATTAGCTACAGAGTGTGAAAACGTGTTAAATTGAAACCGGAattgtgttaaaatgaattTGTGCGCATACGAGTTTCTGAGCGATACGATTTTTTAAGACTTTAGCAATTTTAGACcattaaatataacagaagACGTCATCGTTAATGCATACTTACATGTGGGTGGCCTCGTTTGGACCAGGTTAGTTGTCTGTTCCACATAATATACTGTCATTGGAGAATAGCCTTAGTGCGGGCCATATCTAGGTACACGCTCTGTGTGCGAAATTCCGCAACcgtgaaatgtatgaaatgcTTCACGTCTGCTTATACAGTAATGCGCATCAGTTACATGGTTGCTATTAAATTAGTTTAGGGGACCAGTGCTTGTCtaaatatatgtaggcctatagcccAGTAGTTTGACTCCCACAGACAATCATTAACCTATGCAATAATAGAGACAGGGATAGGGGCTAATGCAATTTGAGGTCATGACATTGTCCCATCCGGTCTCTATACAAACAAGATGGTATACTGTTTTTACGCAGGTACATTCACTTACTGTCTTACATACGGAATACCTTGATGCGCTACAAATTTTAATCCCTGAGGCACTTAACCACATGTTTTTtcgttgtatatacatgtacataaactgtatCATGATCGTTGtacagatatataatatatatacaatattttttatctattttgttGTATAATTACGTCATATATATCCAAATATGTGTCTCTCTTACGAGGACGGTGGGGTTCATGGGAGGAGTAAAGCGGACacgagttgaaaaaaaaaacgtgctcGAGGTACTTCACAGATCTCACCTGAAACCTCAGACAtattagtattttattttagaGATTATGTCAGTAATTATTTCTGGGAAGTTATTTGAGTGTTAGAAAAGCAAATGTTTATTACCTGTGGAGAAAagcattatttcagttttataattttataatttttttgttaaatagatGATATTATAACTGTTGTTCGCGTCACAAGACCCAAACACCATGTCTCTCTCAAAACATCATCTCCACACAGTCAGAGGTATAACAGTGAAACTTGcctcaagaagaaaaaaatcgcCATTTGAGCAAGAATCACTTTATTTGGCGCTGATTTGGAGCATCGGATTCAAAAATCCTGATTATTTCCACAAAATGActaaaaataagataaaaataCACGCTTCCAACAGTTGGGGCATTCCGCAAGAAATTGATGTCGCCTTAAACTTTATACACCCCTTAGTAACTGGACAGCCAATGTCAAAAAGTAGGATGTCAAAAAGTAGGATGTCAAAAATATGACCCATCGACTTGCTGACATGGCGACCTATACACACCTCACTCAGGTCAATAAAAACAAACCTGTAGTATATTAGGTATTAAAGCATCAGTAATTGCTAAGGACTTTTCTTTTCACATTATGTTGACATCCATAAAGCTTTATTCTGGAAACAAACTATCAACAACACCAGctacattttaacattgtttaaCATGCAGTCTGATTCATCTTTtctgaagaaaacacaaacaaaacaaaaaacatccaaACAAGGAAGCACATGGGTCAGCAAGCAGAATAGGCTCGCCCTTCAAAAACCGCTTATGGCAACTCAGACTTATCAGTcgttgtaaatcagtaaaagtTTTTGTACATCTCAAAGGTGGTATCACATCCCATTCTGTTTGTCACacaataacattttgttttcttcgtCTTCGTCAGAGTTTTCCACTGCTGAGTTTTCCGTTTTCTTTTCGGCCAAATAAATTACCCAAAAATAGTTCACAACTTGGATCGCAATGCATATTACGATAATGACTAACATTGTGAAGAATGACCAGAAAAAACAACTTTTCCCTTCACAAGAATCATTAGTTCTTTTACGGCTAAATGCTTTGTTGTCGTAAATGAAGCCGATTAATAGCTGTAATAGTAGCTGTGACATGGCCAGACAAAAGTAAAACGATGATGATAGGACACTGATGTGACTGCGTCCAAAACGGAAGACAAGCATTGCAATAGCAATCGTGGAGCTCGGTCCAACTGCTATCCCAATGAATACTGTCATTAGATAAACGGAATGGACGGTAAACCACACCATGCCAATCCCAACGGCCGCGGCTAGGCTGAAATAGCAAATAGCCAGCAGCAGAAATCCACAGAGTTCAAAGCGAAACTTGTCGAAGATGAATCCAAAGCTGAATCTGGGGATTAAAATTGACACGGATAACAAATACACAGTCGTCAGAGGGTTTGCCACTTTTGCCGAATGAGCCATGATGGTGATGTTATTCATACAACTTAGTGCGCATGAGTAGAACGCCACGCTCGACcaaaacatgaaatgaaaatatctgGAGCGGAGCACCGTTCTTGGCGAAGTGAAATGCTCAACTTGTTCCTTTGGCACAGACTCTTTTTTGTCCATTGCTTGATACCCAGTTTTAGAGTCATTCCTTGCCCATTCCAAAATCGACTGTTCTTTGCTTATGGTGATAAATTTATGCAACAGAAGAAAACATGGCACGAACAAAACAGTCGAGGCGATGGCTATTGTGAGGAAAAATGCAGGGAAATTATCCCGAAAGAAAAAGTTCATAGATCCAGCGAAAAAAATCTTCGCCAGACAATACATGGACCAAATCACAGCGATCAACTTGCCAGTGTGAGCGCGAGGGAACAGTTGTATGTTGAAACGAATGATTGCTAAAGACGCGATCCAGTTCGCACATGCTGAAAGAGATAAATCATACACAACATGTAAATGCTACTGaataagaaaaatatacaatggatttttcattttcaaaacaatacacAGAAAGGAGTTTGTTCATCACTTTGGTTGTTTTCATTGCTATGCTCAAAGGGATCGCTTAAACAAAATGATCGTAAGCCTAAGCTGATTGTAAATGACAAAGATCACAAATGTAGTTATATCTTACAATGTACATCCTCTTACACGAAGGGATTATAAGCTATGATAGTCGCAACTTACAATTTAAAATTACAGTCGGGTCAACCCTGTAGTAAATATTCACAGTCGCTTTCAAATTAGCGTTAGGTACTACTACTTGTTTTAGATAGCCTAAGATAGACAGATAGTAAATAATTTTCGACTTTTTCAAAACGTGTCTAATGAAATTGCCGCAAAAAGATGTTACAAGAATTAgatcacatttattttgttagtTGCTGAATCAATATGATGTAGAAAAGTTGTTGACTGGCACAGTTTCCGTTAACAAAGACAACCAAGATGTATGTGTCACATCTGCCGTACGATCGCAATCGTAACTCCAAAAAGATACAATCACCATAAAATTTCTGTATCTTTTGTAAACTTAATTGTAGGGCTTGCAATCGATTGTAGCTACGATCACTGTGTATTGTAACGCCAACTCAAATGTTGAACACTAGCGTTTTAAGATTGAAGCTTTAATCAATCAACAAACGTGGTACTCACAAAGGAAGAGCTGAGTAATGTAGACCAGAACTGGGTTCTCACTGGCGAAATCGCTGTAAACGGTCAGCAGGGAGTACAACAGGCAAGACAATGAGGTAACAACGCAGCTCACGATAAAAGTAGCTTTGTAACCGAGAGTAGCTGTGATGAGAGTCTCCACGAAACATAAGCCCATTCCTAGCGTGCTCATAGAGGccgtgatctccactgcaacgGAATGAAAGACTGATCGGATGACTAATATAtctatgggttttttttaccatcgtcatttatttattgacttatttattgatttctttattgatctattgatttattcatttattcgatTGCTGCTCAACACCATACAGCCTTCCTTTCAGCGCTAGTACACACGATGTGGGGATTCAAACTTGCCCTTGGGCAGGGATTTCGTAGATTTTCTTCGCATACAGGGCTTTATGGACATTATATCTTTTGAAGAAGTTCGTGTTGCCATTTCCACAACCTAGCcttcgttgaagaccattttGCTTCCACAAGTATGGTGAGCATATCTTTACCTCACAGGGTacgaagtttgtcagtagcttgccaacGTTTGGTGGTTTTCGCCTGGCAAACATGTCTCCtacacccataaaaatgaccaccatggtataaataaaaacttattgagtgtggtgttaagcaacaatcagataaataagtaaataattaaataaataaataagtaagtaagcAATGGCACGCTGCTCTCCTCTTAACCAGTCTAGAAGAAACTGACATTTTTATACCTCATAGGATTATTCTTCGTTTTCACTGTGCGACAGACGGCCACATGATATTCcccaaaacatgatgtacaatgaTCACGCGCCCAAGCAATGCAACTTCACGCTTCACCCTGGTTGAATATCACTTCACTTGAGCTGAcaatgcactatctgtatattaCAACTTTGTCATGCCAGACGTCGGTGAACGCGATATATATCTATAAGGAACACACACTCGgctattttgtaaaataaagtatataaaattcaAAAGCTCAgaataaatctgaaatttaaaatttgaaaatgggGATAACGGATGTGCCCAGACAAAAGTATCCTGATTTGAAATTCTTGTGACgtaaattattcaaaatttgtTGTAGAAGTGAACAACAACGATCAGGGCATGCCTACGATTGgcaacagtaatcaaataaataaaaactaagtAATGACATACCTTGCGTTTGGGTAAAGTTGAACGTCTGTTTCAAAGTTAAGGCGTACGTGTTAAAGGCCATGTCTAACCCGTTGATGGCCGAAGACAGAAGACTGAGTAACACACTTAGCCCTATCAGTAACTCTCTACGGGTAGGCATCTTCGAAAATAAGAagttcattttcaaaatcttttcactttttcttgaaataatcgaatctgtcaacaaaaacaaacataagaTTAGTATGTGATAAAAAGGCCGACTGAAATTGTGTATGGGAAAATATCTAGTTGACGTATATAATGATCCTCTCAATAGGGCGAAATGTTGTCAAAATATGCTTCTTCACTCTTcatctgacaaaataaaatgaaaatattatgagagagaagcaaaagaaaaatatttcaccattaTCGCCATTGAAATGCTAATTCAACATTgcgatacatgtacttttcagcCTGTTGTCCTGTGTAGTGATTTCTTTAGGTTTCGTCGGAGTTATCGCCCCTTTCACCATTATCCTTGTATCTCTAGGCTCCAGAATCACGAAACTGccttagatttaagtcaaatttaATCTTACATTCAAAATAGTTTCCCGAGATAAAATTGTGATTCGCATAAGGATTTTTTACTTCAATACTGATTGTTGTATTGGTTCTTCACTTCTAAGTTTAGGTTGAGGGATAATACCACGAGTTAATACAAAAAAGTCTCAGATATCTTCCTGGAGCCTGTATACGTTATGCCAAAGATGTAGGTCACATCACTTTATGAATCACAACCTTATGATGAGGGCAAAGTCGAGAAGTTTTATGATTGTTATTCTCATAGAGTCCTCTGTGTCGCTTTCATTCCTCTCCAGATTTGACTTCACTGGGGATTGAACAGCTCATAAGATGAGATGGTAGTTCTacgattgtatgttaaatgtgttgacaacacctttttgagtaattctagacgagTGACTTGTAATAACttacaagtaacattttttttacctaattctgcttaagccatggtgctaagggcatgtaaattgctactatatatgcattcacatgaacagttagaataaagcacTGGCATCTAAACTGACAAGAgcccgtatttcaccagttacttgtgaccatttgccagctatcacactgtcatcactgctctagttttagtctctatactgtacgtcctTAATTATATTGCATGGATAACAACATATGAAAGGGGCCTgtatatggtgtgcatatctcgTTGAGGCTAGGGCATGCATATTCATCGTCTTGAATAAGATCGCCACTTTGGGTAGATGAACACTTGCAATTAAAACGCAACTGATAAATGTTTTCATCAATGACAACTTACAAACTGTAaagatacacgatttgaacacagattttatttattcacctaGAACTATCCTTACGTCTTTCCAATGAccctgaaaactgttgactgttcttctttgtatgaatccgtccgcattttttacattttgtacaaTCTTAAGTCTTTGATGGTTTTGTAGAAAGTTGCGTTGGGAATTTagttttgcgattattgaccaggaacgtTCATTTTTGTCGACAGGTGCCATACAACAGTCTGCTGTGACCTTTAGATTTTATGTTTCATGGAAAAAGAGCTTTCGATTTATTcggtttaaacatgttctctcCTTGAAATTGCGGTTACACTATCgccacattcattcattcgctcATTTCTTCCAAACTTATTCAGGTTGTGGGTATAGGGCGgagggctccgtggctcagtcggttagggcgctagcgcaacgtaatgacctagaagccttggtcgctgtgagttcaagaccatctcatgctggcttcctctccggccgtacgatggatgctctgcccggtttccacccaccataatcctggccgccgtcggattagtgaaatattcttgagtacagcgtaaaacaccaatcaaatatataaataaataaatgaatattgagGTGGGGTCTTGGTATAGCAATAAACTCCGTTATCAAGCACCTTTGTAGGGTAAAAGTCAGTTGCTACGATTTTATTGTCGAATGAATACACATGCAAGCGATTGTCCACAAGAATCACCACACGTACTGTGAACTTCCAAATGCCACTTAAAGATTGAAGTGGAATTCGTGATGACGTAACAAGGGCATACTCGGTAGTTAAAGAGTGGCTAAGTGTAAAAAGCAATGAAATATGTCCACTTGTCGAGTAGTTCGACGAATTAGTGCTGGATATTGGCAATGTCCTTCATACGGTGTTCACGGCAGGCGGCAATATAAGTGTGCCGGCATCAATTGCCCTGCTACATTTATAAGACCGTCTGTGATGGTGAGTTACAAATAAtgtcaaaagttatattaaacgccaaaaaaaaaaaaaacaacaaacagacCAGTATCCTGACCATGTTAGCTACAGAGTTTTGAAACAGAGAGCGTGTGAAAGGTGCTAAATCGAAAACATAGATTTCGCAAATGAATTAAAGCACATAGCAGTTGGCACAATTTCCACAATGTAACACTGTATAGCATTATGGGGTCCGGAATTTGTGTTAAACTCtaagtaaacaaaaacacttaaGATGCTTAATACTTTCGGAACTTCAGGCAATTGAAAATAACAGAAGATATTTTCGGGAATTCATACCTGCATGTGCTGAAGGCAGGGCAGCTTCTCCTGTTACGTTGCTTAGTTACGTTGTCCACGCCATAGACCTATACACCTTCAGTGGACAACAATGTTAATCCGGGCCATATCCAGATAACGCTCCAACTGTGAAACAGCGAAACTGTAAAAATGTACGAAATGTTTCAAGAGCTATGTATTCTGTACTCTCGCTGCCAGTGGTAGTAATAGCTAATGGAACAAAACCAGTGTCTCGATTCACTGATCAGATTGACATGGTCATCTAAATATAAGTAGGCCGATACGCCAGTAGTTTGACCTCTGGAGACATTTTCAACCTACAAACCAATATAGAGGTAGTAAGGATAGGGGCACATGCACCCTGAGTGCGCGATACTGTCAAATATGCCGTACAATATACAAGAAGGCTAGGTGGTATCTTGTCTATATGCAGGTACATGTCGCCTACAACATTATACACAGTATACCTTCAAATACAGCTTtctggaaatattaaaatgtcaagTATGCgaattctcatttttttttcggaCTATCTATGCGTTTACAGTACACTAAGCTTATTGGTTGATTAACACGTTTTTGATACCTTGATATGCTACAAGAATTTAATCTCAGAGGCACTCAACCACACGTTTTttcattatgtatacatgtacataaactttaTCATAATAGTTACAATACAGCCTGTACTACTGAATAACTTTACTTACGTGACATGTAAATTGATCACAAAGTGGCATCTGTTAACACAAGCGATGATACAACGCCCCCAAACAATTCACAAGACAAGATCTGCAGCTTTGCCTATCCATCACTTGAAGACATATCTGATTTCAAAAGTATAATTCACGATAGTTTTGATCCATTGGTTGAAGATCTAAAATGCTGGGTACATCAGGTAAGACAAGCGTTATTAAGGCAACATTTTGACCTTCAGTGACGTAACTCGGTGAACACAAACACGTTAAGTCTGATAAACGTACCACCACATGTCTTTCAGTCGTGAAACCAAAGCAACATGTATTATAACTGGTTATGTTCAGTCTCTCATAGACTTGCttagtattaaatatttttctcgcTCTATATACTCTTGTGTGGGAAGTGCCCGTTTGAAAGGTCTCATCTGAATTGGCCCTTTGTAAACCGGGGTGTGCCTGCTTTTGTAAAGCTACACATGTGTGGAGTTTGACTCCGGTAAGGTCGCCACTCAGTTTTCTAAGGTTTTACTTATAGCGAAGAAGACTGCGCACCTACATTAACGGTTTGGTGTGCTTTAGTGCACTTCCCATAAAGACAGGTTGTtggcaaaatgaaaacagaaatgaacgTTTACTAGCAGTGTCGGCGACCAGTACAATCTCTTAGTGGAATGTCCATAGTTAAAACAACTAAGATTACGTTTTATCCCGAAACATGTTTGGCTAAAACTGAGTGTATATAAAGTGAGAAATATTTTGTCAAGCCATTTACAGCGAAAAACGAAGCAAGGGGGAAAATTTATTGTTGATCAAATGAATTCAACCGTCAGAAGTGGTTCCAGGGTGAATGAATAAACTGAACTGGAGCCCTACCTCGCTTTGAGGAGAAGTCCAGCTGATGGCTAATCCCTCGAGTTAATTTTCATCCAGCATCCAGACTGTCTGGTTTCGGAACCATTAAAAAAACTTGAGATAAATCAACAACACTCAGTGGTGTAAAGGGATTACGTCAGTGAATTCTGATTGGCTTTATTCGCTTTCTCAACGTAAACTTGTTTATG includes the following:
- the LOC135479514 gene encoding uncharacterized protein LOC135479514, whose protein sequence is MGLCFVETLITATLGYKATFIVSCVVTSLSCLLYSLLTVYSDFASENPVLVYITQLFLSCANWIASLAIIRFNIQLFPRAHTGKLIAVIWSMYCLAKIFFAGSMNFFFRDNFPAFFLTIAIASTVLFVPCFLLLHKFITISKEQSILEWARNDSKTGYQAMDKKESVPKEQVEHFTSPRTVLRSRYFHFMFWSSVAFYSCALSCMNNITIMAHSAKVANPLTTVYLLSVSILIPRFSFGFIFDKFRFELCGFLLLAICYFSLAAAVGIGMVWFTVHSVYLMTVFIGIAVGPSSTIAIAMLVFRFGRSHISVLSSSFYFCLAMSQLLLQLLIGFIYDNKAFSRKRTNDSCEGKSCFFWSFFTMLVIIVICIAIQVVNYFWVIYLAEKKTENSAVENSDEDEENKMLLCDKQNGM